A window of Thermodesulfobacteriota bacterium genomic DNA:
TTGTATTTAACCTGGTGACCGATATGATCAAAAACAGTTTTCAACATAATTACCTTGCATTCAGTCCCGAAATTTCAGCTGCACTAAAAAAGTTGAAGGAATTCAATCTTACGCATATCTACATGAATCCAAAAATAAAAAAGCATTTGGGTACCATAAGGAAACTTTTTGAAATGTTGTTTGAAAAATACCTCAATGATCTTGAAACTGAAAATCATTCTTCGGTGATTTTCACGCGCTTTTTAAAGGATATGTCGGAAGATTATCACATACATCACAGCAAAGAAGAGATGGTAAAGGATTTTATCGCAGGAATGACGGATCAATATTTCCTGAGACAGTGCCCTGAGAGTATGAGACCGGAACCACAGTATTATTAGGGATTTAAGGACATCATTTAGAAAACTTGCTGTCGATATTACTCAACAAGTTGTTGTTATACTGATAAATCATGTTGAGGGTTACGAGTACCGGGTTGCGGGGTACGAGTAAATATGTTTAACCCAATCGAATTTTCAAGCAATTTATGAATATCGAATATCGAACAAGGAATATCGAACCGCAGAACTAAGGTAAAACACTTCGAAATTCGATATTCCTTGTTCGATATTCTGCAGTTCAATAATCGTATAAGTTAATGATATTGAGTTACGAGGTATAAAAAAGGAAAATATCCTATTTAAGACCCGCAACCCGAAACCTATCGATGTATCAAAAGCGATCATACCGGAATAAAATCTACGCCAACCAACTGGTCCCTTTCCAGGTGGTGGTGAAAGAGACCGACCTGTTTATCCATTCGGCTAAAAACCTAACGCAGGTTGCACGGGAATTAACTTTGCAATACCGGGGTCATATAGAAACATATATCCAAAGGCATCCCGAATTTGAGAAAACGCTCCAACCATGGAAAATACGCGAACCTGTACCAAACATCATCTCAGATATGGTGATTGCCGGTGAAAAAGCGGGGGTGGGCCCTATGGCTTCAGTGGCCGGTGCTGTTGCTGAACACGTCGGTATCGGTCTTTTAAACCATACTGAACAGGTAATCGTTGAAAATGGCGGCGATTTGTTTATCAAAACGGAGCATCCGGTCACTGTGGGTATTTTTGCGGGGAAATCACCTCTGAGCATGCATATCGGCTTGCATGTGGACCCGGGCGGCAAGCAGGTCGCGGTATGCACCTCTTCCGGCAGTGTCGGTCATTCCTTTAGTCAGGGAAAAGCGGACGCAGTCTGTGTGATATCCGAATCATGCTTTCTGGCTGATGCGGCTGCGACTTCAATAGGAAACCGGGTAATAAAAAAAACAGATGTTCAAAGGGCGATGGATTTCGGCAAAACAATTGACGGGGTTAAAGGAATTGCGGTGATTATCGGCGATAAAATGGGTATGTGGGGAGAGGTGAAGATTGTCGCTTTAAACCAAAAATGAGTTGATTTTTCACGATTAAAATAGTAGTTTTGAATGAAAGGCAGCCGTTCACGGCTTGAAACTTGAAATTGGAAAGTAGAAAAAATATTTACCACGAAGTTTCACGGAGAGACACTGAGTTTTAATTTTTGATATTGGTGAAATTTCCGTGCAAATCCGTGGTAATAATATGAAGGGCTTTTATGAAAACTGTATGGGCGCCGTGGCGGATCGAGTATATTCTGAGCGATAAGGAAGAAGGCTGCATATTTTGTGATGCGCTGGCAGAAAAGGACGAGTTGACCCTTTTTAAGGGTGACATTACCATGGCGATGATGAACAAATATCCCTATATCAATGGTCATATTCTGGTCGCCCCTGTCAGGCATTTGTCCGCACTGGATCAACTCAACAGCGAAGAAATGCAAAGCCTGTTGATCACTGTTGAGAAATCTGTGGGTATTATTAAAAAAGTGATGAACCCTGATGGATTTAACGTCGGGCTTAATTTGGGCAAGGTGGCAGGTGCCGGGGTAGAGGAACACCTCCATTTCCATATTGTTCCGCGGTGGTTTGGCGATACAAATGCACTCACTGTTTTTGCCGATGTTCGTGTCATCCCGGAACACCTGCAAACCACTTATAATAATTTAAAGGTTCATTTTGATAGATTGGAAATACAATGATTAAGAATTCATGGAATAAAAATGTTAAAAGAGTCAAAATCGGCATATGGGTCATTATTATTGGGCTTTTAGTGCTTCTGGTTCACCAGAATCAGGATTTTTTTCTTGCCAGGCAAAGTCTCGGGTTAAATCTTTATTTTAAAACTTTTGCATTACCGGAAGCTGCCAACCTTTTCCT
This region includes:
- a CDS encoding UPF0280 family protein, which gives rise to MYQKRSYRNKIYANQLVPFQVVVKETDLFIHSAKNLTQVARELTLQYRGHIETYIQRHPEFEKTLQPWKIREPVPNIISDMVIAGEKAGVGPMASVAGAVAEHVGIGLLNHTEQVIVENGGDLFIKTEHPVTVGIFAGKSPLSMHIGLHVDPGGKQVAVCTSSGSVGHSFSQGKADAVCVISESCFLADAAATSIGNRVIKKTDVQRAMDFGKTIDGVKGIAVIIGDKMGMWGEVKIVALNQK
- a CDS encoding HIT domain-containing protein, which produces MKTVWAPWRIEYILSDKEEGCIFCDALAEKDELTLFKGDITMAMMNKYPYINGHILVAPVRHLSALDQLNSEEMQSLLITVEKSVGIIKKVMNPDGFNVGLNLGKVAGAGVEEHLHFHIVPRWFGDTNALTVFADVRVIPEHLQTTYNNLKVHFDRLEIQ